In the Leptospira limi genome, one interval contains:
- a CDS encoding RibD family protein, whose translation MKLSINMAMTLDGKVVRPDGRWYGLTSSEDKTQMDVYRSQSDAVLIGKNSIINDNPIVKIRAVPNALNPRPVILVRKGTLPPDKHVFEESDHIPLIICTKSNLKEIKTSLENKAEIFALDSDDIDPKKVTGILKRKGYKNVLLEGGPKLNFSFLEADLVDRIYITVVPYIIGKTGLAGIADRTSELPDFDKQNWTLKQHFAKGNEIFLVYEKT comes from the coding sequence ATGAAATTATCGATTAATATGGCGATGACCTTGGATGGAAAGGTTGTTCGCCCCGATGGCCGTTGGTATGGCCTCACGTCCAGTGAAGACAAAACCCAAATGGACGTTTACCGCTCTCAATCCGATGCAGTCCTCATTGGAAAAAATTCCATCATCAATGACAATCCCATCGTAAAAATCCGTGCCGTTCCCAATGCCTTAAATCCAAGGCCTGTCATCCTTGTCCGAAAAGGAACCCTTCCTCCTGACAAACATGTTTTCGAAGAATCTGACCACATCCCACTCATCATCTGTACAAAATCCAATTTAAAAGAAATCAAAACCAGCTTAGAAAACAAAGCGGAGATCTTTGCTTTGGATTCCGATGACATTGACCCGAAAAAAGTGACAGGGATCCTCAAACGAAAAGGATACAAAAACGTCCTCCTTGAAGGTGGACCTAAACTCAATTTTTCCTTTTTGGAAGCTGATCTTGTGGACCGCATTTATATCACAGTCGTGCCTTATATCATTGGAAAAACAGGCCTTGCCGGGATTGCCGATCGGACTTCCGAACTTCCAGATTTTGACAAACAGAATTGGACCCTAAAACAACATTTTGCCAAAGGAAACGAGATCTTTCTCGTGTACGAAAAAACCTAG
- a CDS encoding (2Fe-2S)-binding protein has product MISSGMDPFDLNSLMRPKRVCLCRMVTEEDLVRAIHAGAVTMEQIRETTRASTGCGTCSMQVYHILQRELQNLSRRKIS; this is encoded by the coding sequence ATGATTAGTTCAGGTATGGATCCTTTCGATTTAAATTCCCTAATGAGACCAAAACGGGTCTGTTTATGTCGAATGGTGACGGAAGAAGATTTAGTCCGTGCCATCCATGCGGGTGCCGTAACCATGGAACAAATTAGAGAAACAACAAGGGCCTCTACCGGCTGCGGGACCTGTTCAATGCAGGTCTACCACATCCTCCAGCGCGAATTGCAGAATCTCTCTCGGAGGAAAATTTCATGA